The Bradyrhizobium sp. CCBAU 051011 DNA segment CCGAGTTCGTGGAAGAACACGACGATGGTCAGCACAAACAAAAAGGGAATGATATAGCCGATGAGCCCGTGGCCCAACGTATTGAAACTGTTTAGAAAAAACTCAATCATCAGGTTCCCCTCGACAAGAGCCAAAGGCTCCGTCCCCAACCCTCTAGGATGCCTTTAAGGCAATTTGAGGCAATAGGGAGGCGGCTCTGTTTCGCGCGTTATGGTCAACGGAGATCGCGTCGTCAGCCGAGCTCAGAGGCGCAAGGTTCCCGGTGCGAATCCAGTCATTTATGGTGGCCTCGACGAGGCGCGCGATCGACCCGAACTTGATCTTTCCGGCAATGAACGCCGCCACCGCCACCTCATTGGCGGCATTGAACACCGTGGTCGCGCCACGCCCCGTACGTAACGCCTCGTAGGCCAGCCGCAAGCCCGGAAACCGCTCAAAATCCGGCGCCTCGAAGGTGAGCTGACCGATTTTCGCGAGATCGAGCCTCGCCGACGGGCCAACGATTCGCTCGGGCCATCCAAGGCAATGCGCAATCGGGATGCGCATGTCGGGTGCGCCGAGCTGTGCGACCACGGAGCGATCGGAGAATTCGACCATGCCATGGATGATCGACTGCGGGTGCACGAGAACGTCGATCTCGTCGGCGGAGAGCGCGAAGAGATAGGAAGCTTCGATGACTTCGAGGCCCTTGTTCATCATCGAGGCCGAATCGATCGTGATCTTCTGGCCCATGCTCCAGTTCGGATGCTTCAACGCCTGCTCCAGCGTCGCCTGCTCGATGTCGGCCGGCGCCCAGGTGCGGAACGGGCCGCCGGATGCGGTGATGATCACGCGCACCAACTCTTCGCGATTGCCGGAAGAGAGCGCCTGAAACAGCGCGTTGTGCTCGGAATCCGCCGGCAGAATGCAGGCACCGGCTTTTGCCGCGCGCTGCATGAAAAAATCGCCAGCACAGACCAGGCATTCCTTGTTCGCCAATGCGACGGCAGCGCCGCGATCGACCGCGGCGAGCGCTGGCTTCAGCCCGGCCGCACCGCTCACCGCCGCCATCACCCAGTCGGCGGGACGTGCCGCGGCCTCGATGATCGCGCTTTCACCGGCGCCGCATTCGATGTTCGTGCCTGCCAGTGCGTCCTTCAGTTCGCCAAGGCGCGCGGGATCGGCGATTGCCGCGAATCGTGCGCCGAATTCCTTTGCAAGTTTAGCCAGCGCTTCGACATTGGAATTCGCGGTCAGCGCCTCGACCTGGTAGCGGTCGCGCGCGCCGCGCAGCAAATCCATGGTGCTGTCGCCGATCGAACCGGTGGCGCCTAGCACCGTGACCGTACGCACGGCGGCCAACGCGGCCTTGTTGTTACGCAATGGAACTGCGCTCATCCTGTCACCAAACCATAAGACCGCGGCCGACGCCATCGGCGCCGCCCCGCAGAAGGCCGAAAAGTGCCGCCACGACGACGGCTGCGACAAATCCATCCAGGCGATCCATTAGTCCGCCGTGGCCGGGAATAATGTGACTTGAGTCCTTTACGCCAAAACGCCGCTTCACGGCGGATTCGAAGAGATCGCCGAGCTGCGAAGCCACCGAGAGGACCCCCGCAAGCATCAATAGCGGCCCGATTCTGCCCAGATCGAACACCGCAAACCCGATTGCCACGGCGAGGCTGGCGGCAAAACCGCCGATGGCGCCCGCCCAGGTCTTTTTCGGGCTGACGCGCGGCCAGAGTTTCGGCCCGCCGATGCCGCGGCCCGCAAAATAGCCGCCGCTGTCGGTGACCCACACGATCAGCAGCACGAACATCAGGGCGGCAAAGCCCTTCACGGAATCGAGACGCACCAGCACCGAGGCAATTTCGGCCGCCGCCGCGTACAAAAAGCCCGCCGCCGCCCAGTTTCGCCGTTCCGGGGCGATCGCCACAACCGCGACGAAACCAACCGCCAACACAATCAGCGCGGCATCGAGCCGGCCAAACGCAAAGCAAATTCCGGCAATCGCAAGCGCCGCCACGCCGGGCACGATCACACGCATCGCGCCGGCGAGACCAACGATTGCCAGCCATTCCACAAACAGGCCGATCGCCGCCAGCGTCACCAGCGCGGCCCACAGAAAGCCGCCCGCATAGGCGATGGCGACCGCTAGCGGGATCAGTACCGCGGCGGCGGCGATGCGCATCACGAGATTGCGCGAATCGGGTGCGCTTGCTGCCGCCGGCGCGGCCTCGGGCTCGGTCACGATCCGGTTTTCGCGGCCAGACCGCCGAAACGGCGTTCCCGTCTGGCATATTCGGCAATGGCGCTTTCGAGCGCGGCCTTGTCGAAATCCGGCCAGTGGATCGGCACGAACACGAGTTCGCTGTAAGCCGCCTGCCACATCAGGAAGTTCGACAGCCGCTGCTCGCCGCTGGTGCGAATGATCAGGTCGGGATCGGGAATGTCGGGCGCATCGAGATATTGCCCGAGTGCATCGGCATCGATCGATGCCGGATCGCGCTTGCCCTCGGCCACCTCGCGCGCCAAGCGCTGCGCGGCGCCGGCGATTTCCTGGCGCGATCCGTAATTGAACGCGACCACGAGGTTGAGCTTGGTGTTGGTCTTGGTCAGTTCCTCGGCTTCGTTCAGCAGCGTGCAGATGTCGGGCTCCAGCCCTTCCCGCTCGCCGATCACGCGCACGCGGACGCCGTCGCTATGCAGCGTCGCCAGATCGTTGCGGATGAATCGGCGCAGCAGGCCGAACAGGTCGCCGATTTCGGTCGCCGGCCGCGACCAGTTTTCGGAACTGAACGAAAAGATCGTCAGATAGAGGACGCCGAGTTCATGGGCGGCGCGAACCACGCGACGCAGCGCGTCGACGCCGCGGCGGTGGCCTTCGGCGCGCGGCAAGCCGCGCGCTGCCGCCCAGCGCCCATTTCCGTCCATGATGATCGCCACATGCAACGGGACGGATCGGTCAGATCCTTCCGTGGCGGGGGCGGCGGCGTTCGGCATCATCAATATTCCAGGACCAGTCTCAACTCTTCAACGTTGCCTTCAAACGGTGAGGATTTCCTTTTCCTTCGCCGCCAGCAACTGATCGATTTCCGCAATCATTCCGTCGGTCGCCTTCTGCACATCGTTGGCGAGCCGCTCCTGATCGTCCTCGGAAATCTCATGATTCTTCTCGAGCTTCTTGACGATATCGAGCCCGTCGCGGCGGACATGGCGAACCGCAACCTTGGCAGCTTCGGCGTATTTATGCGCGACCTTGACCAGTTCCTTGCGCCGTTCCTCATTGAGCTCGGGAATCCGCAGGCGCAGCACCTGCCCTTCGGTCGCCGGCGACAGGCCAAGATTGGAATCGACGATGGCCTTTTCGACGGCTTTCACCATCGACTTGTCCCATACCTGCACAGAGAGCAGGCGCGGCTCGGGCACGCTGACGGTCGCGAGCTGGTTGAGCGGCATATGCGTGCCATAGGCATCGACCTGCACCGGCTCCAGCATGGACGCCGCCGCGCGGCCGGTCCGCAATCCGCCCAACTCGTGCTTGAGCGAGTTAGTGGCGCCTTGCATGCGGCGCTTCAATTCGTTGATGTCAAAACCGGGCGTGGGCATAACACTCTCCCCTCCTTAGAAAACCAGCCGCCGGCATCAAAAGCTGGCGGTTCGAAGCAGCACCAGCCTGTCAGCCGGCAACCACCGTGCCGTGGCCGGTCCCGCGCAGGATCGCGCCGATCGAACCCGGCTCGGCGATCGAGAATACGATGATAGGCAGTGACGTCTCGCGGGCAAGCGCGAATGCTGTCGCATCCATCACCTTGTAGTCGCCGGCGATCGCCTGCGAATGCGTCAAACGGTCAAAACGCTTGGCCGACGGGTCTTTTTTGGGATCGGCGCTGTAAACGCCGTCGACATTGGTAGCTTTGAGCACCGCCTGCGCCCCGATCTCGGCCGCCCGCAGCACCGCCGTGGTGTCGGTGGTAAAGAACGGATTGCCGGTTCCGCCGCCGAGCAGCACGATTCGTCCATCCGCGAGGTATTTGTGCGCTGCACTGCGGGTGAACAGCTCGGAAATCTCGGGCATCACGAAGGCCGAGAGCGTCCGCGCCGGCGCACCCTTGCGCTCGATCGCCGCCTCCAGCGCCAGGCAGTTCATCATGGTGGCGAGCATGCCCATGGTGTCGCCGGTCGGACGCGACACACCGCGCGAGGACACTTCCACGCCGCGAACGATGTTGCCGCCGCCGATCACGACGGCCACCTCGACGCCGAGCTTCTTGGCCGCGATCAGGTCGTCGGCGATGCGATCAACGGTGGGCTGGTCGATGCCGAAGGACTGGCTGCCTGCGAGATACTCGCCCGAGAGCTTGATCACGACGCGACGATAGACCGGCTCAGCCATTGCTTATCGCTTTCCTCTCCCGCGCAGGCGACTTCCGGCGCGGCCGCGCCGGAAGACTAGTACCGCAGCGGTTACTTCTTGCCGCTGGCCGCCGCGACTTCGGCCGCGAAATCGGATTCCTGCTTTTCGATTCCTTCGCCGAGAGCATAGCGCACAAATCCGGCAATCTTCACCGGCGCGCCGACCTTGCCTTCAGATTCCTTGACCGCCTGCGCGACCGACTTGCCGGTGTCGTGGATGAACGCCTGATCCAGCAGGCAGACTTCCTTGTAATAGGTCTTGAGGCCGGACTCGACGATCTTCTCGATCACGTTGTCGGGCTTGCCCTGCTGGCGGTACTTGTCGGCCAGCACGTCCTTTTCGCGCTTCACGATCTCGGGGTCGAGGCCGGACGGATCCAGCGCCTGCGGATTGGTCGCGGCGACGTGCATCGCAAGCTGGCGGCCGAGCTGAGCAAGTTCATCGGTCTTGCCGGCCGATTCCAGCGCGACCAGCACGCCCATCTTGCCGGCGCCGTCGATCACGGCGCCATGGACGTAGCTCGACACCACGCCCTTGCCGACCTCGAGCGAGGCCGCACGGCGCAGCGACATGTTCTCGCCGATGGTCGCGATCGCGTCCGAAATCGCGGTCTCGACGGTGACGTCGCCGACCTTCGCGGCCTTGATCTTCTCGACGTCGGCGCCGTTGTGGAGCGCGACCTGGGCGATCATCTTGACGAGGCCCTGGAACTGCTCGTTGCGAGCCACGAAGTCGGTCTCCGAATTGACCTCGACCACGACGCCCTTGGGGCCCGAGGTCACGGCGCCGATCAGGCCTTCGGCCGCGACACGGCCAGCCTTTTTCGCAGCCTTCGACAGGCCCTTCTTGCGCAGCCAATCCTGCGCGGCCTGCATGTCGCCGGAGGTTTCGGTGAGGGCTGCCTTGCAGTCCATCATGCCTGCGCCGGTCGACTCGCGCAGTTCCTTGACCATCGCCGCCGTGATCGTTGCCATCGTCGAATATCCTTCTTGCCTGTTAGCCACGGGCAACGGCACGGTTTGCGCCGGCCGCCGTCAGCTACAGGGAATGCCGTAATCTGGGGAGCAGAACCGGTGGCCGGAAGACCCGGCCACGCGGCGTAACAATTATTCCGCTTCCGCGGTCAGCGTCTTGGCCTGGGCGACCCAGGCATCGGCGCGGCTCGGAAGACCAACCTCTTCACCGATCTTGTGCGCGGTGTCGTGATCGAGCTCGGCGAGCTGCCAGTAGTGGAAGATGCCGAGGTCGTTGAGCTTCTTCTCGATGGTACCAGACACGCCGGTGAGCTTCTTGAGGTTGTCGGCGGTGCCGCGCGGACCGGCCAGCCCCTGGAAGCCGGCCGGCTGCGGAGCCGCCGGAACTTCCTCGCGAACCGGCTGAACCGCGGCGCCGATGTCGATGCCGGAATCGCCCTGCGCGCGCGAAATGCCGTCGATGGCGGCGCGGGCCACCAGATCGCAATACAGCGAAATGGCGCGGCCGGCGTCGTCATTGCCCGGCACCACGAAGGTGATGCCCTTGGGGTCGGAGTTGGTGTCGACGATGGCGGCAACGGGAATGTTGAGCCGCTGCGCTTCCTGGATCGCGATGTCTTCCTTGTTGGTGTCGATCACGAAGATCATGTCGGGAAGCCCGCCCATGTCCTTGATGCCGCCGAGCGAGCGGTCGAGCTTGTCGCGCTCGCGCTGCAGCGTCAGCCGCTCCTTCTTGGTATAGGAGTTGGCTTCGCCCGACGAGAGCACCTCATCGAGGTGACGCAGGCGCTTGATCGAACCCGAGATCGTCTTCCAGTTGGTCAGCGTGCCGCCGAGCCAGCGCGAGTTGACGAAATACTGCGCCGAGCGCTTGGCCGCGTCGGCCACGCCGTCCTGCGCCTGACGTTTGGTGCCGACGAACAGGATGCGGCCGCCCTTGGCGACGGTGTCGGACACCGCCTGCAGTGCACGATGCAGCATCGGCACGGTCTGGGCGAGGTCGATGATGTGGATGTTGTTGCGGGCACCGAAGATGTAATCCGCCATCTTCGGATTCCAGCGGTGCGATTGGTGACCAAAGTGAACGCCAGCTTCGAGGAGCTGACGCATAGAGAAATCGGGTAGCGCCATAGTTATAGTTCTCCGGTTGGTTCCTCCGGAAACGTGTGAGCAAACGAGCCTGATTGGCCCGGTTGCCACCGGACGGCCTTTGAGAGCCATGTTTCCGTGTGAGATGGCGCGCTATATAGCCGGATTCCAGCCAGAAGCAAGGAAATACGGCCGGATTTTCGGTCTTGTAGATCAGCGATTCAGGGCCGCCTCGGGCCAGACCCGGCGGATCTGGCCCTTTAACAATCAGCATCGGGCTCCTGGCGGGCAGCTCCTGGCCGGAGCTGGGCGGGCCGCTGGCGGCGGTGCAGCCATCCGAGGCGGCGGCGGCGGTGGCGCGGCCATACGCGGTGGCGGCGGCGGTGGAGCCGCCATCCTCGGTGGAGGCGGCGGCGCGGCCATACGCGGTGGCGGGGCCGGTGGCGCGGCCATCCTGGGTGGCGGCGATGGTGCCGCCATCCTCGGTGGAGGAGGCGGCGGCGCAGCCATGCGCGGCGGCGGGGCCGAGGGGGCGGCCATCCTGGGTGGAGGCGACGGGGCTGCCACCCTCGCCGGTGGAGGCGGTGCGGCCATCCTGGGCGGCGGTGCCGACGGAGCAACGCGTGCAGCGGACGGTGGCGGAGGCCGGGCCACCTGCACCGCGGACGGCGGCGGCGTTCGTCGCGATTCAGGCTGCAATTGAGGTTTTGGAGCAACCGCAGCCGCAGGTCTTGAGGGCGCGGCCGCGCTTGGGGGCGGTGCGACCACCCTTGACCCTTCTCTTGGCCCTTCTCTTGGTTGCTGGCCAGCCGGCGCCGTTGCGCCGATCGCGGGTCTGGCTCCGGCAGCGGAAGGTGCCGCCGATCCCGGCGGCGGACCGCCCGGCCCAGGCCTCGCGTTCGGACTGACGGCGGCGCTCGGAGGCGCCGGTGGCGTGCCCCTGGCGCCCGGGACCGGCAGGGCGTTGGTCCTCGGCACGGGCTGCTGTGTCGACGGCAGCGCGGCTGGCGCGTTTGCCGGTTGCACTGCGTTCGGCCTTCCGGTCTGCCCCGCGGGAGTACCGGGCAGACCCGTTCTCACGGCGGGATTGATCGTGGCGCTCGGCGGCACCGGCGCCTTGCCCTGCTGGATCAGCGTCGCCCGCTGCGCCACCGCAGGCGGCAGCACAGGCGTGGCGCTCCCCTGCCCCGGCGCAGCCACCCGATCCGGAGTGCCGGGGCGCCCGACAGGCCTGCCGCCAGGTCCGGCCATACCAGGTCCGGCCACGGGCGCAACCGGCGGCCGGTTGATCACGCTGTTGATGACGGCCCTGTTGTGGATGTTGGCATAGATGATGTTGTTCGGCGGCGGCGCCACGTAGCGCGGCGGTCTGACATAGACCGGTATCGGCACGAAGATCGGCTGCGGCAGGATGAACAGCCCGATCGGCGGCGGCGGCGGCTCCAGCACCACGAAATCATCCGGCGGCGGCGGCAGGTAATAGACCGGCGCCGGTGGCGGCGCGACGAAATCGAATTCGGGATCGCCGAAGGCCAGCACCGGACGATCGATATAGATTAGCTCGTCCGGCGGCGGCGGCGGCACATCGTAATCGATCACGTCGAATGTCGGCGGCGGCTCCAGCGGCGCGGTGAGAATGGTGAGGCGCCGGCGTGCGTCGGCCGCATGCGGCCCGCGCGGGTAGCGTTGCAGGTACGACCAATAGGCGTTCGGAGTGTCGGTGCGGTAGGTGCGGCGCCAGGTGATCGCCTCGCGCCGTGCCGCCGCGATCGCCCTCACCCGCTTGGCCAGGGGATCGCTCGCATAGGCGCCGAGAAACTCCTCATAGCCCTGCAGCGTGTCGCGCTCGACCGCCATGGCGTAGGCATCCTGCACGCCGAGTTCGCGGATCGGCTTGCTGCGGACGGCGGCGGCCTGATCCGCCGACGGCTGCGCCGGCGCGTCGGGCTCACGCTCGAAGAACGTGAAGGCCGCATCGACCTTCTGGCTGTCCCAGGGCATCTGCGCGCCCTTGCTCGCCTCGTTGACGCGGAGCCGCAGGCGATTGAAGACCTCCGGCAACGGCAGTCCGCCGGTCCGGATCATCTCGGCCAGCGACTGGGCGTAAATGCCGTACGGCCCCTGCTCGGCCGGCGCCACGGTTCCGGGCGCCGCGTTGAACGCGATCAGCATGTGCGGGTCGGCCTCGACGAGGGCGAGGCCACTTGCGATCTGCCCGTCGACGAAAGGCTGCTGGCGCGCCGCATCCAGCACGACGATGCCGGCCTTCAGCGGCAGCGAGGCGAGCTGGCGGATGTAGTCGCCGGTCCGCAGCGCCTCGGTCGGAACGTCGGTATCGCGGTTGATCGCTGAATCGACCGGCACGAAGTAGTTGTCGCCGGCCAGCTGCAGCCCGTAACCGGCCAGATAGACCATTGCGACCGTATCAGGCCCCGAGCTGTCGGCCTTCTGGATGAAATCGCGGAAACTCTTGCGCAGCGTGTCGCCATCGAGATCGCGGGCGCCGACCACGTCGAAGCCTGCCGCCTGCAACGTCTGCGCGATCAGGCCGGCGTCGTTGGCCGCGGTCGCCAGCGGCGATTTCGCGTAAGCGCCGTTGCCGACCACCAGCGCAATGCGCTTTTCCGGTTGCTGCGCCGCGGCGGGGCTCAAATATCCCGCCAGCGCCGTGACGAGACACATCGCGAGGATCGACAGACTTCTTACTAACCGCATGGCTTCCACCCTGTCGCCGCCCGAGCGCCGCATCGAAGGCTCGTTGAGCTGAACATTTCTTGAATAAATACGCTCGCAGCAAGGCAATTCGCGCAAAATCCGACCGAGACGGGTCCTCCCTCGACGGTTCCAGCACCGAATTCGCATTGTCGCGGCCTGCCGGCGGGCGTATCTTGCTGCAATCGTGTTCGCCCGCATCGTGAGGCGACTGCGCGAGTTCCTCCCGGTGTGCGGATTGCCCATGCAATGGAGGAGCCGCCATGACCGTTTCCCCGACCCTGCAGAAGTACCTGGATCAGAGCGTCACCTACGACGTGATCCCGCATGCCCCAACCATGTCATCGAACCGTACGGCCGAGGCTTGCCACGTGCCGGGCGAGGCGCTGGCGAAAGCCGTCGTGCTCCGCCGTGACGGCGGCTACATGATGGCCGTGCTTCCGGCCTCCCATCACCTGCATCTATCGGCCCTGAAAAGTCAGCTCGGCCACAAGGTCGACCTGGCGAGCGAGGACGAAATCGAACGGCTGTTCGAGGACTGCGAGCGCGGCGCGATCCCGCCGCTCGGTGAGTGCTACGGGCTGGACGTCATCATCGACGACAGCATCGACGCGCGACGGGAAATCTACCTGGAGGGCGGCGATCACGCGACGCTGATCCGCATGGATGGCGACCAGTTCGCCCGACTGACGGCGAAGGCCTGGCGCGGCCACTTCAGCACCCACGATTGAGGCCCGCGCACTTCCTTCGGTCGTCCGCGTCGATTTCGACGCGGACGCCATCGCGCGTGAACGGCAAGGACTGCCGCCGTATTCAGTGATGGGCCGCGACGCTCTTCACGCACCCGGCCAGCAAATCATTGGGTGCAAAGCGGCTGACATCGCCCAGGCTGATCATGCCGACCATTCGCTTGCTCTTGTTGATCACCGGCAACCTTCGGACCTGCAGCGCCTCCATGTGATGGACGGCCTTGGCAAGGTCATCGTCCTCCCGGCAGCAATGAATGCCTTCGGTCATCACGTCGCGCGCCAGGGCGCGGCTGGGGTCGAACTTGCCGTTCGCAATTCCTTTGCAGACGATGTCGCGATCGGTCACCATCCCGACCAGCTGGTCGTTCTCTCCGATCGGAATGCAGCCGATGTCATGTTCTCGCATCAGTTTGGCAATTTCGGTGATGGGCGTATCGGGATTGACCCAGTCGACGCCCTTGTGCATCGCGTCTTTGACTTTCATGGCGGACCTCCGTCACTGCGATTTCAGGTGAAATTCACGTGATGCAGCACAGTTCCCCCTCGATGCGATTATACGCCGGTTCGGCCGGGGCGGAATCGCAAAGGCAATGAAAACTTCTTGAAAAGACGATCGCGACGTAGCGCGCTGGACCGAAATGGTCCGCGCGCTACGCCGTTACCGATGTCAGGACAGGTTAGAAGAAGCCGAGCTTCTTCGGGCTGTAGCTGACGAGCAGGTTCTTGGTCTGCTGGTAGTGGTCGAGCATCATCTTGTGGGTCTCGCGACCGACGCCCGATTGCTTGTAACCGCCGAACGCGGCATGCGCCGGATAGGCGTGGTAGCAATTGGTCCAGACCCGACCGGCCTGGATGGCGCGGCCGAAGCGGTACAGCCGGCTCGCATCGCGGCTCCAGATGCCGGCGCCGAGACCGTAGAGCGTGTCATTGGCAATCGCGAGCGCCTCGTCGTCGTCCTTGAAGGTCGTGACCGAAACGACGGGTCCAAAGATCTCCTCCTGGAACACGCGCATCTTGTTGTTGCCCTTGAACACCGTCGGCTTGACGTAGAAGCCGCCGGCAAGATCGCCCGGCAGCTCGTTGCGCGCCCCGCCCGTCAGCACCTGCGCGCCCTCTCCGCGGCCGATGTCGATATAGGACAGGATCTTCTGCATCTGTTCGGAGGACGCTTGCGCGCCGATCATGGTGGCCGGATCGAGCGGATCGCCCTGCACGATCGCCTCGACGCGCTTCAAGGCTCTTTCCATGAAGCGGTCGAAAATCGATTCATGGATCAGCGCGCGGCTCGGACAGGTGCAGACCTCGCCCTGGTTGAAGGCGAACATCACGAAGCCTTCGATCGCCTTGTCGAAGAACTCGTCGTCCTCGGCGGTGACATCCTTGAAGAAGATGTTGGGCGACTTGCCGCCGAGTTCGAGCGTCACCGGAATGAGGTTCTGGCTGGCATACTGCATGATCAGCCGGCCCGTCGAGGTTTCGCCGGTGAAGGCGATCTTGGCAATGCGCGGCGAGGAGGCCAGCGGCTTGCCGGCCTCGAGGCCGAAGCCGTTGACGATATTGAGCACGCCCGGCGGCAGCAGGTCGCCGATCAACCCCGCCCACACCATGATCGCGGCCGGGGTCTGTTCGGCCGGCTTCAGCACGACGCAGTTGCCGGCAGCCAGCGCCGGCGCCAGCTTCCAGCACGCCATCAGCAGCGGAAAATTCCACGGGATGATCTGCCCGACGACGCCGAGCGGCTCGTGGAAATGATAGGCGACGGTATCGTGGTCGATTTCGGAAAGGCCGCCCTCCTGCGCGCGGATCGCTCCGGCGAAGTAGCGGAAATGGTCGATCGCGAGCGGCACGTCGGCCGCGGTGGTCTCGCGGATCGGCTTGCCGTTGTCCCAGGTTTCGGCGAGCGCGAGCAGATCGAGGTTTTCCTCCATCCGATCGGCGATGCGGTTGAGGATCAGCGCGCGTTCGGCGACGCTGGTGCGGCCCCACGCTTCCTTGGCGGCGTGCGCGGCGTCGAGCGCATCCTCGACGTCCTTGGCGTCAGAGCGCGCAACCTCGCAGAGCAACTGCCCATTCACCGGCGAATGATTATCGAAATATCTGCCCGAGCGCGGCTCGGCCCATTTTCCGTTGATGTAGTTCCCGTAACGCCTTTCGAACGGGGCCTTCGCAGTCCGTGAGAATTCGACCTTGTTCATGGCTCTTCCTCGCAATGGCGTCGCTGGATGCGGCGCTCTGGGAAAACCATGGCGAAGGCCGGTTACGTTGTCAGTCCGTCCAAACTTGATCGCCGGCCCGCGTGTCGCAGAACTGCGACAGTGCGCGGGGCAATCGTCAGTGCGCGCGATGGAGGTCGAGGCGCCGCAGCTTTCGGTGCAGCGTCGCGCGGCTGATGCCGAGCGCCTCGGCGGCGGCCGAAACGTTACCGTCGCTGCGCGCCAGCGCCCGTTGTACCGCCGCCCGCTCGGCCTGATCGAGGTCGCGCGCCGGACTCGATGCACCGCCGAGCAGGTCGGCCGCCGGCAACGGTTTCTTCAGAAAGTCCCGCGTCACGCCGAGCGCCAGCCGCG contains these protein-coding regions:
- a CDS encoding isoprenyl transferase, whose product is MPNAAAPATEGSDRSVPLHVAIIMDGNGRWAAARGLPRAEGHRRGVDALRRVVRAAHELGVLYLTIFSFSSENWSRPATEIGDLFGLLRRFIRNDLATLHSDGVRVRVIGEREGLEPDICTLLNEAEELTKTNTKLNLVVAFNYGSRQEIAGAAQRLAREVAEGKRDPASIDADALGQYLDAPDIPDPDLIIRTSGEQRLSNFLMWQAAYSELVFVPIHWPDFDKAALESAIAEYARRERRFGGLAAKTGS
- a CDS encoding aminoacyl-tRNA deacylase codes for the protein MTVSPTLQKYLDQSVTYDVIPHAPTMSSNRTAEACHVPGEALAKAVVLRRDGGYMMAVLPASHHLHLSALKSQLGHKVDLASEDEIERLFEDCERGAIPPLGECYGLDVIIDDSIDARREIYLEGGDHATLIRMDGDQFARLTAKAWRGHFSTHD
- the dxr gene encoding 1-deoxy-D-xylulose-5-phosphate reductoisomerase, with protein sequence MSAVPLRNNKAALAAVRTVTVLGATGSIGDSTMDLLRGARDRYQVEALTANSNVEALAKLAKEFGARFAAIADPARLGELKDALAGTNIECGAGESAIIEAAARPADWVMAAVSGAAGLKPALAAVDRGAAVALANKECLVCAGDFFMQRAAKAGACILPADSEHNALFQALSSGNREELVRVIITASGGPFRTWAPADIEQATLEQALKHPNWSMGQKITIDSASMMNKGLEVIEASYLFALSADEIDVLVHPQSIIHGMVEFSDRSVVAQLGAPDMRIPIAHCLGWPERIVGPSARLDLAKIGQLTFEAPDFERFPGLRLAYEALRTGRGATTVFNAANEVAVAAFIAGKIKFGSIARLVEATINDWIRTGNLAPLSSADDAISVDHNARNRAASLLPQIALKAS
- the pyrH gene encoding UMP kinase translates to MAEPVYRRVVIKLSGEYLAGSQSFGIDQPTVDRIADDLIAAKKLGVEVAVVIGGGNIVRGVEVSSRGVSRPTGDTMGMLATMMNCLALEAAIERKGAPARTLSAFVMPEISELFTRSAAHKYLADGRIVLLGGGTGNPFFTTDTTAVLRAAEIGAQAVLKATNVDGVYSADPKKDPSAKRFDRLTHSQAIAGDYKVMDATAFALARETSLPIIVFSIAEPGSIGAILRGTGHGTVVAG
- a CDS encoding phosphatidate cytidylyltransferase; translation: MTEPEAAPAAASAPDSRNLVMRIAAAAVLIPLAVAIAYAGGFLWAALVTLAAIGLFVEWLAIVGLAGAMRVIVPGVAALAIAGICFAFGRLDAALIVLAVGFVAVVAIAPERRNWAAAGFLYAAAAEIASVLVRLDSVKGFAALMFVLLIVWVTDSGGYFAGRGIGGPKLWPRVSPKKTWAGAIGGFAASLAVAIGFAVFDLGRIGPLLMLAGVLSVASQLGDLFESAVKRRFGVKDSSHIIPGHGGLMDRLDGFVAAVVVAALFGLLRGGADGVGRGLMVW
- the tsf gene encoding translation elongation factor Ts: MATITAAMVKELRESTGAGMMDCKAALTETSGDMQAAQDWLRKKGLSKAAKKAGRVAAEGLIGAVTSGPKGVVVEVNSETDFVARNEQFQGLVKMIAQVALHNGADVEKIKAAKVGDVTVETAISDAIATIGENMSLRRAASLEVGKGVVSSYVHGAVIDGAGKMGVLVALESAGKTDELAQLGRQLAMHVAATNPQALDPSGLDPEIVKREKDVLADKYRQQGKPDNVIEKIVESGLKTYYKEVCLLDQAFIHDTGKSVAQAVKESEGKVGAPVKIAGFVRYALGEGIEKQESDFAAEVAAASGKK
- a CDS encoding caspase family protein; amino-acid sequence: MRLVRSLSILAMCLVTALAGYLSPAAAQQPEKRIALVVGNGAYAKSPLATAANDAGLIAQTLQAAGFDVVGARDLDGDTLRKSFRDFIQKADSSGPDTVAMVYLAGYGLQLAGDNYFVPVDSAINRDTDVPTEALRTGDYIRQLASLPLKAGIVVLDAARQQPFVDGQIASGLALVEADPHMLIAFNAAPGTVAPAEQGPYGIYAQSLAEMIRTGGLPLPEVFNRLRLRVNEASKGAQMPWDSQKVDAAFTFFEREPDAPAQPSADQAAAVRSKPIRELGVQDAYAMAVERDTLQGYEEFLGAYASDPLAKRVRAIAAARREAITWRRTYRTDTPNAYWSYLQRYPRGPHAADARRRLTILTAPLEPPPTFDVIDYDVPPPPPDELIYIDRPVLAFGDPEFDFVAPPPAPVYYLPPPPDDFVVLEPPPPPIGLFILPQPIFVPIPVYVRPPRYVAPPPNNIIYANIHNRAVINSVINRPPVAPVAGPGMAGPGGRPVGRPGTPDRVAAPGQGSATPVLPPAVAQRATLIQQGKAPVPPSATINPAVRTGLPGTPAGQTGRPNAVQPANAPAALPSTQQPVPRTNALPVPGARGTPPAPPSAAVSPNARPGPGGPPPGSAAPSAAGARPAIGATAPAGQQPREGPREGSRVVAPPPSAAAPSRPAAAVAPKPQLQPESRRTPPPSAVQVARPPPPSAARVAPSAPPPRMAAPPPPARVAAPSPPPRMAAPSAPPPRMAAPPPPPPRMAAPSPPPRMAAPPAPPPRMAAPPPPPRMAAPPPPPPRMAAPPPPPPRMAAPPPAARPAPARSCPPGARC
- a CDS encoding 30S ribosomal protein S2, encoding MALPDFSMRQLLEAGVHFGHQSHRWNPKMADYIFGARNNIHIIDLAQTVPMLHRALQAVSDTVAKGGRILFVGTKRQAQDGVADAAKRSAQYFVNSRWLGGTLTNWKTISGSIKRLRHLDEVLSSGEANSYTKKERLTLQRERDKLDRSLGGIKDMGGLPDMIFVIDTNKEDIAIQEAQRLNIPVAAIVDTNSDPKGITFVVPGNDDAGRAISLYCDLVARAAIDGISRAQGDSGIDIGAAVQPVREEVPAAPQPAGFQGLAGPRGTADNLKKLTGVSGTIEKKLNDLGIFHYWQLAELDHDTAHKIGEEVGLPSRADAWVAQAKTLTAEAE
- the frr gene encoding ribosome recycling factor produces the protein MPTPGFDINELKRRMQGATNSLKHELGGLRTGRAAASMLEPVQVDAYGTHMPLNQLATVSVPEPRLLSVQVWDKSMVKAVEKAIVDSNLGLSPATEGQVLRLRIPELNEERRKELVKVAHKYAEAAKVAVRHVRRDGLDIVKKLEKNHEISEDDQERLANDVQKATDGMIAEIDQLLAAKEKEILTV